GGTAACTTTGGAGGATTTGTTGATACTTGCTCGGAGCTGTTGTGTCATGATGCCTGGGGAGTTTTGGCTTCACTGTGAAGGCATAGTTCAGGATTTGGATGATCGCCGTCAAGAGCTTCCTATGGGAGTTCTGAAGAATCTTCATACCCATTTGCTTTTTATCCTTACTCGATGCACAAGATTGCTTCAGTTCCATAAGGAAACTGGTCTTGCTGAGGATGAAATTGCAATGGATCTTCAAGATCCTAAAATCATCCATTCTGCTGATAAAAAGGTTGCATTAGGATCAGGATGGGATGGAAAAAACACGAAGAACTCCATTAAGGCTGCTGCTTCAAGGAAGTCTTGTAGTCAGCAGCAgcataatttaaaattgaaaagaAGCCAAGAAATAAAGCCTGACAATTTTTCTTCACGATTTGGTGCTGACATTGAAAAGGATATGGATTTGCCTACTAGCAGAGAACGGATAGCTTCAGGGAAACCTCTCCCTTCTCCTGCTGCAAAATTCTGGAAAGAAGCTAGCCTTGTTGGAGATGAAATATCCAACAGAAAAATGTATTCTCCAGAGATATTGAACACAAATCAAAGTTCAGATGTGGACTTGACCACAGTAAATCCTCCCGACTTACCCAGTTATGGTGATTCTTCTGTGCGCTTGTCAGTTCCTTCCAAACATCAACACAAAATTTCTTGGGGGTACTGGATGGATCAGCCTAATATTTCCGAAGAGGGTTCAATTATGTGTCGAATATGCGAGGAGTATGTTCCTATTTTGAATATGGAGGATCACTTAATGATTTGTGCAATCGCAGATTGGTGTGATAAAAAAGGTTTGAGTGTTGACGAACGTCTCAACAGAATTgctgagactctagagaagatgaTAGAGGCATACTCACAGAAGGATCCCCCCAATGTGGTTGGAAGCCCAGATGTGAAAAAGGTTTCTAATTCAAGTGTCACTGAAGAATTTGATCTCCTTTCTCCAAAACTTAGTGATTGGCCTCGGAGAGGATCAGCTGATATGCTCGATTGTTTCCAGGAGGCTGACAATGCTATTTTCTTGGATGACTTGCAGAATTTGCCATCAGTGAAATGTAAGACACGTTTTGGTCCAAAGTCTGATCAAGGAATGGCTGTACCACCAGCAGGCAGCATGGGTCCTAGATCTCCTTTGATGACACCAAGAGCCAGTCACAGAGAGATGCTTTTGGCAGGGAAAAATGCAGTTTTTGAGAGTGAAGATCTTCCACAGGTGGTTATTATCTAATTGAGCACAACTTTTTTTAAACTTCTACATTATTGTCCTTATAATCTTTCTTTTTACTCCTCCCATATGCACAAATTATTTTGGTTGGAAGGAGAATACATGATAAATAAGTCTTGAAATAGATTTGGCAGCTTTATATTTGGTTTCTGGCTTTCATATATCTATATgattatatctatgtatataggtGTCAACCTATACATTTATCCACAATACATGCATATGTGTgtctatgcatgtatgtataatattatatatGCATTTGGTGCATATACTTTAGTGGAATGTGGTAAAGTTTTGCGGAACTCATGTTGGTAACTTGACTTTCTTCTGAATTTTGCAAGATTGTTGCTTAGTGAACTTTTAATGCAAATAAGCTTTATCTTTGCTTCCATGGATCTGACAAAACATTCCATGATCTAGAAAAGTTTTGAGACTTAAAAAGTTAAACTTGGCTGGTTATTGTGAAACATAGTTGGCCACTGTATTCGTGACATGCTTAATGAATGTCCCTAGGCTTAATATTGTATCTTGTTATATTAGAGCGAATCTGCATGTTGTCTTACTTGGTCTTAGTACATACACTAGTCTGTTACTTTTTGCACTGATCAATCCTTGGATATCTTAATGTTAACCAATAAGCCTTATCCAGTCTATGTGGGCTGGCATGATGGATCAGGTTGTGACCCAGTATGGTTGGAGAATTTGTTAAGACCAGCTTTTGACTTGATATCCACCATTTATGAGTTGCCAGGTTCCTGGCCAAGGCAAACTTTGCATGATAGCAGTCTGCTGTGGAAAGTaaaaatttagttaattattagagGGATCTGCCATATTGGTTGTAATGCTGAAATTGAAGGCATGAATTGCATTAACAGACTGCTATTATCCATGAAGCTCTGCAGATTGtttattttaatataagaaaATGAAAATGCTTTGAGGCCTAACCTTGATACTAAGAAAAAGCTTCAAGAGCACGTGTCATAAAGGTGTTGGTGCTCTATGCCTGGATGCCCCCGTGAAACATGCCAAACCGCTGACCCCATGAATCGTGTCAGTCCCTTCTGTAGGTGCATTAGTTATGAAGGGCTTTTTTTGATGCCAGATTTTGGCCCTGTAGCATTACTCACAAGAAAAATTCATCATGAACCAACCCTGGTTCCAAAAAGGAGGTTCTTTGCTTCGTATAATGTGGGGATCTGAGCTCTATACTGGAACTCCATTATGTATCGCACTGACCTCACGAATCGCACTGGTCATCTCTTGCCATATGACAGAGAGCTATTCTTTGGCGCCATAGATGACTCCCATGGCATATCTAAATATAGACTGCTCTTGGCATTTCTCAATGTAAACTGTTATTGCACAGTTCTAATAGAGAAGTTGCAAATTGAACATTCACTAGGAATGCTCATGGTCTCCTGACATGGCGCAGATAGCTGAACTTGCTGATATTGCTCGATGCATCGCAAATACTCCAATGGATGAAGAGCAATCCTTGTCGTATTTGGTTTTCTGTGTGGAAGATTTGCAAGAAGTCATGAACCGTTGGAAGTTTGAGGCACTTACAGTGCAGACATTTGGCACACACATAGAGAAGCTTCACCGGTAATTATATCTGCTAAGTTGTCTATCACATGCTATTTTCCTCTTTCTTTCCAGAAGCTTTAATTCATGTGAGTTGCTACTAGTCAGGGGAACTGAAGCTTGCATAAttacttttgtttgtttatgAAAGCACTTAAAGGTTATTATCTTTTCTCTTCATGTTCTCATAGTTCAGATTCTTGTTTGCTATTCATGATTTATGACCCTACAGGGAAAAGTACTTGCAGCTTTGTGATTCACTTGATACTGAAAAGGTTGATGCATCAATTGCTGTGATGGATGAGGAAGAGGATGTGGTTTGTAGCTTGCAAACAAGCCCTGTTCACCCTACCATCAAGGATCGAACATCTTTTGATGACTTTGAAATTATAAAACCTATAAGTCGTGGGGCATTTGGTCGGGTTTTCTTAGCCAAGAAAAGAACAACGGGTGATCTCTTTGCCATAAAGGTATTCTTTTTTCCTTTGAAGATTTTGCATGGTCCCTGTGTATTCTGAAAAACATTTCATTCGAATGCTACCTCAGTAAACTTATTTTTTCCCATGTTGCACTTTTCTTGTTTTCTCATGATATATTCCTGTGCCTTCTGATATACATTTATGATGCTAATGCTTTTCTTTAAAAAAGTGGCTTTCTTGAAATTATGGCTATCAGATGCAAATATCTATCAAAAGTGCATCTAAACACCATCAAATAGGGAAGAGAATTTAGAGGGAGAGAATTTAGAAACCAATCAAGTTAACTGTTCAAACTAATTAAAAAGTCTGCTTTCTCATAGGTCCTAAAAAAGGCAGATATGATTCGCAAAAATGCTGTTGAGAGTATATTGGCTGAACGTGATATTCTAATCACAGTTCAGAATCCTTTTGTGGTAAGCAGTGCAGCTTAATCAAAGTTGGCCTCCCTTTATTCAAACTTCAAGATCTTTCTCTAACTGAAATATGTTTGTGTAAGGTACGATTTTTCTATTCTTTCACATCTCGAGAGAACTTATATCTAGTGATGGAGTACTTGAATGGAGGGGACCTGTATTCATTGGTGAGAAATTTAGGCTGCTTGGATGAGGAAGTTGCCCGCATATACATTGCAGAAGTTGTAAGCTCATCTATATAAAGGTAAATggtttttattcatttataatgttgatcatttaaaatttggttgtgaCCCCGCAGGTCCTTGCATTGGAATACCTACATTCCCTGCACGTGGTGCATCGGGATTTAAAGCCAGACAATTTGTTGATTGCTCATGATGGTCATATTAAGGTATTGGAAATATTTTTGCATGCATTGGGAGGGATATGTGGTGGTAAATTCTTCCTATTATATAATTCTATTTCAAATTTCAGTATTTAAAACTTATATAATGTAGACAAACATGCTGTATATTCAATTATGGTAACATATTACTGTATATGTCTTTTACACTATTTTGAGTACTATGATCTACGGGACGAGATGAAAATACAGAAATAGAAAATACTAATAATTGGTTAACTCGTActttattttttcatgtgaaTCCCTCGGAAAAATCCTTGGCCGATATTTTTAATATGCTAATGTACCTAGGTATtcataattctaattttttttttgagacataTATGGGGTTGTGCTTTCACATGGCTGTCTTATGACCCATTTCACGGAGAGGAGGAAAAGCTTCCTATGTTGAACTTTTCCTTTTTTCATCTTCATTGATTCTTCTAAAAATTGTGGAGGGTTCCTACTAATTTATGAGCTTAGTCTGAGTAAACGAGAAGATAAATCTTCTACCATTGTACCTGCTACAAGCCTTTCATGTTGCATGGATTGCCCCCCTCCAATTTAAATTTGCTTTGGGCAGGAGTATGGGACCAATTGTTAgattgatatcatgcttagaaCTAGTTGTAAGACTTTATCAAACTTTACCAAATTATGCCTTTATCATTTAAACTGATATCCTTGAGCTTATGGAAGATGATCTTCCTACCATAATACATGAGGAAATTGGTGCTCTTCCTTCTTGGCCTTACGCAATTGTGATGCTTAGTGCCAAGAAAATACAGGCACTGATGATCCTTACAGAACATATACGTCCCAGTCTCTTCAATCTCCTTATTTAGATGATTCTATCAATACAACAAGAATTAGGAAGCTTGAGACCTGTACAAGTTTTATGCTTTGTGCTGGTCATTTGTGAAATAAGTGCTGAGAAATTTGAGTCTCCAATTAAACTAAATGCTTTGATATGTAATAGCCAATTTCCTTTTTATTCTTATCGCAATTAgcaattttgttttttttttggaatttatgcgCTGGATATCAGGAATTGTCTTACTTTTCCTTGACCTCCTAGGTGCACAAGATATATTTTAACACTGTTCCCACCTGAAGGTGGTCTAGAGGCACCCTTCTTACACCCACATATAATCTAACCTCATTGGAACCACTAGCTCTACTTGAACCATCATGTTGCAAGCAAATAAATTGTTGTGAGTACACATCTCTATTGTATTTTTGGCTGAGGAATTTGGGCAGGACCTGTTTAGTCTGAAATATACTGATTCCTTTCCACCCAGGTTCGCCATATTGCCCCAAAGTTTAGGGCACACTGAACTGTATCTAGGGTGAATCGGCACTGTTCTGCTCCTTGGTTTGAAAAACTAGgcgagagagggggagagggagaaggagagaatggaaaagagggagagagagagggggagtgagtgagagggagagggagggggagagagaggctGAGAGAGAGGGAGGGTGACCGACAAGGGCTCCTCTATTTTTAGAGCCCTTTTTTACTTTTGCCAGCTTTGAATTGATTTGTTCTGAAGCCAACAAATTACTAAATGACCCTTGTTGGCCTCCCTCTCTTttatcctccctccctctctcttccctctctctctccccctctcttccttctcttgtctgTCCCTCCCTTGCTCTTCCTCTATCTCCTTCTCCCTCTGTGGCTCCCCCTTTGTCGGTATGCTCCAGAACGGCACGGCACAATACCATACCACACCACCTGAAAATTTGTAGATTCAGTACAAGTCCCATTACCAGTACAGCCAACCCTTCTTCCTACAAGCGTGAATAattttccacccaaaaatatgaaGGTTCTTTGCATTCCATTAGTTGATTCAATTttgaattagaaaaaaataagcaCCTCCCCTTGTCCGTCAAAGAAGACCCAAAAAACAAAATTGAATTCACCATGACTTTCTAGCTTTAAACTGCTGTAAGATGGTGATTTTATGTTGTGATGTTGTTTGACGATCTTATGGGCCTCCAAAATGTCAGAGTGTCTGTTCTCTCCTCAAGAAACGACTTTGAAGAAGGGAAAAATAACATGGAAGTCTTATATAGCATTTCTGGCCGGTGCCAGCTTATGTTGGTTTGTAAACTGGTATAGACTAGTATGGCTGATACAGTAATTTGATAAGTAGTCCCACATTTCGTGGCTGGAACAAAAGGTGTTGGCTGCTGCAGACTGATGTGTACCAACTAGATCTACCTTTTCCCTACCTAAGCTCATACTGATTTTCACTTGAATGCTGATAGAGGATGACTAGATTTGCCTCTGCTCGACTTAAGAGCATCATAACCTTGAAAGAGATATAAGAAGACTGAGTTTTGGGAACATATTAGGAATTGGATACACTTTAGCTGATTTACTTGAACAGTTTCTGGGTTGTGTGATTCCTTGCTTTTCATCTTTTGATATCTTTAATTCTCGCTCTTGCTGACCAGTAGATGGTAGGCATATGTCTCAGCCATAAAATAACTACTATTGAATAGATCAACCAACTAGAAGGAGATTATGCAAAGAAATTGAATAGTTGGTATGTGTGTTTGTTAGATGCAGTATCTATGTCCAACCTGGGGACATCTTTCTCAAAGAGTTTGAGAGGAAAGTTCTTTTGTTatttctatttttcttgattGGTGATGCTCCCGTCAtttctttcaaaaagaagaaaaatctacTATTTGTATTTTAACTGTAATCTATCAAAAATTTTGCAGATTATTTGGTCCTTTATAAACAAGCACTTGCTTTACCATTATTGTTCTTTTAacctaaatattcacatatagaTTCTAAATGGCACCTTTGTTGATGGCAAGGATAAGCTGTTTTGGTATGGGAATACTGGGGGACTCAACAGTTCATGGCATGATAATCAGACTTGTCGCTTCTGGCATAAATGAATGGAAAATGAAATATCAAACACCATAGGGAAAGTAGGAACTAATGAGTCGGAGAAAAAAAAAGTTGGAAGATATGGAGATTGGGCATCTAGGTTGGCGAAGGGTATCAGGAGAACTTTATTCTCAACTTTATTTCCAGTGTGAATTCTATGAGATGAAATGTTGTTCTTTCAGCCCTTCAAAAGGTTTGTATATCAAACTTGGTAATGAATATCCTTTCTTATCCATGTCAAATTGGTTGTTAGAAGACATTTAATCAGGTTTCAGTCTCCGAGTCCTCCCCCCATGCCCCCAACACTCCCTCCGCCCCACCAACACGTGCACACACAAGCATTCAGATGTCAACTCTTTAATCTGTTTCCTTATATATTCACAGATACTGCATGATTAAAACCTATGGAATATTTTGTATTTTAATTTCATTCTCTTGGGTGCCTTTGTCAAAGATCTGTTCCATTTTCCCCTTTGGCAGTTGACAGATTTTGGACTTTCGAAAGTTGGTCTTATCAACAGTACAGATGATCTGTCTGCCCCTGCTGTCAGTGGGACATCATTATATGGAGAAGATGAACAGCAGGTTTCTCTATCTGAGCACTTGAACCAGCAGGAGCGGTGGAAGAAACACTCTGCTGTCGGTACACCTGATTATTTGGCACCTGAGATCCTCTTAGGAACAGGACATGGTTGGTACAACTTATGCACTATTATCTGGTAGCTATTGAGCTTTTTCTTTTTGACCTAGTGCTGCTACCACTTGAATATACATTATCATGTATTGTTCATTTCAGGTGCAAGCGCAGATTGGTGGTCTGTTGGTGTTATTCTCTTTGAGCTCATTGTTGGAATTCCACCATTTAATGCAGAACATCCACAGGTTTTTAAAGGATTTTTTGCCTGAATGTATACAAAATTTGTATAAACTGCTATAATGATTAGATGACTTGTTAAACTTGAATATAAATGCTTAATTATTTTTAAGACTAGTCCAGTTTTCCATTATTTGGGAAAataattggatactgaaagttaaCTGTCAAAAAGTTAATGTAAAAACCATTGTCTTAATATAACTTATATAATGACCATATGAGTAGGTTCTAGAACAAAAAAAATTAGGCTTTTGTTGAAAGAAAAACTAGATACAGGACGTCTATTGTTGGGGGGTGGATGGCTTATATTGCTTATCAGATTTGGCTGTCCAGGAGCAGCCTCGTCTTCGACAGTGAGGTGATTCCTGCTCATCGGATGCTGGAGAGAGCTGTCTATTTAGCTCAGGAGTACTACCATTTTGATACTGTCGCTTCGTCCTTTGAGATCTTCGATCTCTAAAGCTCCCTAGCTGCCCCGACAGCGACCCATAGGATTCTATCCATTTCATGAGAGCCCCCACCCTCGGAGTTTGTCAAGGTGAACTTCGATGGCGGTGTCAGGGATGATCGGAGTGGAGCTAGTTTTGTCATCCGCGATCCGAATGGGAGATTTGGCGGCTGGTGGTTCCCACCTCTTTGAGCTTTCAGTCCCGACTGCAGAGCTTTATGCCGCTTGGGCAGATGTCATCTTTGCCAGGCAGCAGCTTCACGTGGAGAGGATTTTTCAGGTAGGTGACTCTATTACTGTCATTTCATGGTCATCCACTTATCCGAGATGTCAGAGCCTTTCTTCATCAAGCTGTTGCAGTGAGAGTCCGGCATGTCTATAGAAAGGCGAACACTGCAACTGATTGGATGGCGACTTTTGTTGCTGAGCACTCCGGCGACTGGCTGTGGAGACAAGGAGAGGTCTGCCCGCATGCTCTGCGGGATTGTGTATCTTGACCTATTAGGTTGCTCTCGCACAAGACTAGTGTGACCGTCCGTttgtcccaaaaaaaaaagaagaaaaactagATTATAGACAATATGATATAATAGAACTTATTTTGACAACCATTAAGAGACTACATGGTCTAAAAAACTTAAATGATAACTCCATAGGACTAAAATACTTGTACAAGCGAGATTCGCAATATAGGTATTGGGTGTTGTATTGGTGCATTTCCAGTTTGATGTGGTACAGGTTAGTATTGGTATGGTATGCACT
The sequence above is a segment of the Elaeis guineensis isolate ETL-2024a chromosome 7, EG11, whole genome shotgun sequence genome. Coding sequences within it:
- the LOC105048504 gene encoding probable serine/threonine protein kinase IREH1 isoform X6 — translated: MVFKGRFFSSKKSNSSSPDGSNSPKTPALESPSRSEEKKVKTDLAVGRYTLIKDAVKNHQQKKDKKGKKRETRGRETAPAAASSKVSPPAAALSAPAKLRKGAAASSLSPILATSLGLNRIETRSGPLLQEGLRGDHRISGLGGSNLISRGHVEGGCSTPSSAGKDGGGRVKKDGRALDKVPESCAGSWADHGGSRAKEWLAASLDAQLGSQIRNGELSNVRIGKTNSSLNHPEDLKCSAAFTPEVKTSYDACETSKESESSCFKSIMQATSAPRKMFPADIKSFSHELNSKGVQPFPFRKPRSMYNLKGVLKVIQAKFEKSKEEVNSDLAIFAGDLVGVMEKSAESHPEWKVTLEDLLILARSCCVMMPGEFWLHCEGIVQDLDDRRQELPMGVLKNLHTHLLFILTRCTRLLQFHKETGLAEDEIAMDLQDPKIIHSADKKVALGSGWDGKNTKNSIKAAASRKSCSQQQHNLKLKRSQEIKPDNFSSRFGADIEKDMDLPTSRERIASGKPLPSPAAKFWKEASLVGDEISNRKMYSPEILNTNQSSDVDLTTVNPPDLPSYGDSSVRLSVPSKHQHKISWGYWMDQPNISEEGSIMCRICEEYVPILNMEDHLMICAIADWCDKKGLSVDERLNRIAETLEKMIEAYSQKDPPNVVGSPDVKKVSNSSVTEEFDLLSPKLSDWPRRGSADMLDCFQEADNAIFLDDLQNLPSVKCKTRFGPKSDQGMAVPPAGSMGPRSPLMTPRASHREMLLAGKNAVFESEDLPQIAELADIARCIANTPMDEEQSLSYLVFCVEDLQEVMNRWKFEALTVQTFGTHIEKLHREKYLQLCDSLDTEKVDASIAVMDEEEDVVCSLQTSPVHPTIKDRTSFDDFEIIKPISRGAFGRVFLAKKRTTGDLFAIKVLKKADMIRKNAVESILAERDILITVQNPFVVRFFYSFTSRENLYLVMEYLNGGDLYSLVRNLGCLDEEVARIYIAEVVLALEYLHSLHVVHRDLKPDNLLIAHDGHIKLTDFGLSKVGLINSTDDLSAPAVSGTSLYGEDEQQVSLSEHLNQQERWKKHSAVGTPDYLAPEILLGTGHGASADWWSVGVILFELIVGIPPFNAEHPQVTL
- the LOC105048504 gene encoding probable serine/threonine protein kinase IREH1 isoform X4; translated protein: MVFKGRFFSSKKSNSSSPDGSNSPKTPALESPSRSEEKKVKTDLAVGRYTLIKDAVKNHQQKKDKKGKKRETRGRETAPAAASSKVSPPAAALSAPAKLRKGAAASSLSPILATSLGLNRIETRSGPLLQEGLRGDHRISGLGGSNLISRGHVEGGCSTPSSAGKDGGGRVKKDGRALDKVPESCAGSWADHGGSRAKEWLAASLDAQLGSQIRNGELSNVRIGKTNSSLNHPEDLKCSAAFTPEVKTSYDACETSKESESSCFKSIMQATSAPRKMFPADIKSFSHELNSKGVQPFPFRKPRSMYNLKGVLKVIQAKFEKSKEEVNSDLAIFAGDLVGVMEKSAESHPEWKVTLEDLLILARSCCVMMPGEFWLHCEGIVQDLDDRRQELPMGVLKNLHTHLLFILTRCTRLLQFHKETGLAEDEIAMDLQDPKIIHSADKKVALGSGWDGKNTKNSIKAAASRKSCSQQQHNLKLKRSQEIKPDNFSSRFGADIEKDMDLPTSRERIASGKPLPSPAAKFWKEASLVGDEISNRKMYSPEILNTNQSSDVDLTTVNPPDLPSYGDSSVRLSVPSKHQHKISWGYWMDQPNISEEGSIMCRICEEYVPILNMEDHLMICAIADWCDKKGLSVDERLNRIAETLEKMIEAYSQKDPPNVVGSPDVKKVSNSSVTEEFDLLSPKLSDWPRRGSADMLDCFQEADNAIFLDDLQNLPSVKCKTRFGPKSDQGMAVPPAGSMGPRSPLMTPRASHREMLLAGKNAVFESEDLPQIAELADIARCIANTPMDEEQSLSYLVFCVEDLQEVMNRWKFEALTVQTFGTHIEKLHREKYLQLCDSLDTEKVDASIAVMDEEEDVVCSLQTSPVHPTIKDRTSFDDFEIIKPISRGAFGRVFLAKKRTTGDLFAIKVLKKADMIRKNAVESILAERDILITVQNPFVVRFFYSFTSRENLYLVMEYLNGGDLYSLVRNLGCLDEEVARIYIAEVVLALEYLHSLHVVHRDLKPDNLLIAHDGHIKLTDFGLSKVGLINSTDDLSAPAVSGTSLYGEDEQQVSLSEHLNQQERWKKHSAVGTPDYLAPEILLGTGHGASADWWSVGVILFELIVGIPPFNAEHPQIIFDNILNRKIPWPRVPEEMSFEAQDIIDKLLTEDPHERFGHKGASEVKQHIFFKNINWDTLARQKAAFVPSSDNALDTSYFSSRYSWNPSDENIYEASEFEDSSDNRSLDGSSSCVSNHHDEQGGDCGGLAEFESGSSIYLFSNFSFKNLSQLASINHDLLGKGWKEDQAIKSNS
- the LOC105048504 gene encoding probable serine/threonine protein kinase IREH1 isoform X2 translates to MVFKGRFFSSKKSNSSSPDGSNSPKTPALESPSRSEEKKVKTDLAVGRYTLIKDAVKNHQQKKDKKGKKRETRGRETAPAAASSKVSPPAAALSAPAKLRKGAAASSLSPILATSLGLNRIETRSGPLLQEGLRGDHRISGLGGSNLISRGHVEGGCSTPSSAGKDGGGRVKKDGRALDKVPESCAGSWADHGGSRAKEWLAASLDAQLGSQIRNGELSNVRIGKTNSSLNHPEDLKCSAAFTPEVKATSAPRKMFPADIKSFSHELNSKGVQPFPFRKPRSMYNLKGVLKVIQAKFEKSKEEVNSDLAIFAGDLVGVMEKSAESHPEWKVTLEDLLILARSCCVMMPGEFWLHCEGIVQDLDDRRQELPMGVLKNLHTHLLFILTRCTRLLQFHKETGLAEDEIAMDLQDPKIIHSADKKVALGSGWDGKNTKNSIKAAASRKSCSQQQHNLKLKRSQEIKPDNFSSRFGADIEKDMDLPTSRERIASGKPLPSPAAKFWKEASLVGDEISNRKMYSPEILNTNQSSDVDLTTVNPPDLPSYGDSSVRLSVPSKHQHKISWGYWMDQPNISEEGSIMCRICEEYVPILNMEDHLMICAIADWCDKKGLSVDERLNRIAETLEKMIEAYSQKDPPNVVGSPDVKKVSNSSVTEEFDLLSPKLSDWPRRGSADMLDCFQEADNAIFLDDLQNLPSVKCKTRFGPKSDQGMAVPPAGSMGPRSPLMTPRASHREMLLAGKNAVFESEDLPQIAELADIARCIANTPMDEEQSLSYLVFCVEDLQEVMNRWKFEALTVQTFGTHIEKLHREKYLQLCDSLDTEKVDASIAVMDEEEDVVCSLQTSPVHPTIKDRTSFDDFEIIKPISRGAFGRVFLAKKRTTGDLFAIKVLKKADMIRKNAVESILAERDILITVQNPFVVRFFYSFTSRENLYLVMEYLNGGDLYSLVRNLGCLDEEVARIYIAEVVLALEYLHSLHVVHRDLKPDNLLIAHDGHIKLTDFGLSKVGLINSTDDLSAPAVSGTSLYGEDEQQVSLSEHLNQQERWKKHSAVGTPDYLAPEILLGTGHGASADWWSVGVILFELIVGIPPFNAEHPQIIFDNILNRKIPWPRVPEEMSFEAQDIIDKLLTEDPHERFGHKGASEVKQHIFFKNINWDTLARQKAAFVPSSDNALDTSYFSSRYSWNPSDENIYEASEFEDSSDNRSLDGSSSCVSNHHDEQGGDCGGLAEFESGSSIYLFSNFSFKGCLRCVCMEETMGHQPGCSHRPPPAIGAINRCSWSEAVPESGSTAAVAYMGRNTRRAGNDVLSATSGILLKHSQGKAGAGYIV
- the LOC105048504 gene encoding probable serine/threonine protein kinase IREH1 isoform X3, with the translated sequence MVFKGRFFSSKKSNSSSPDGSNSPKTPALESPSRSEEKKVKTDLAVGRYTLIKDAVKNHQQKKDKKGKKRETRGRETAPAAASSKVSPPAAALSAPAKLRKGAAASSLSPILATSLGLNRIETRSGPLLQEGLRGDHRISGLGGSNLISRGHVEGGCSTPSSAGKDGGGRVKKDGRALDKVPESCAGSWADHGGSRAKEWLAASLDAQLGSQIRNGELSNVRIGKTNSSLNHPEDLKCSAAFTPEVKTSYDACETSKESESSCFKSIMQATSAPRKMFPADIKSFSHELNSKGVQPFPFRKPRSMYNLKGVLKVIQAKFEKSKEEVNSDLAIFAGDLVGVMEKSAESHPEWKVTLEDLLILARSCCVMMPGEFWLHCEGIVQDLDDRRQELPMGVLKNLHTHLLFILTRCTRLLQFHKETGLAEDEIAMDLQDPKIIHSADKKVALGSGWDGKNTKNSIKAAASRKSCSQQQHNLKLKRSQEIKPDNFSSRFGADIEKDMDLPTSRERIASGKPLPSPAAKFWKEASLVGDEISNRKMYSPEILNTNQSSDVDLTTVNPPDLPSYGDSSVRLSVPSKHQHKISWGYWMDQPNISEEGSIMCRICEEYVPILNMEDHLMICAIADWCDKKGLSVDERLNRIAETLEKMIEAYSQKDPPNVVGSPDVKKNLPSVKCKTRFGPKSDQGMAVPPAGSMGPRSPLMTPRASHREMLLAGKNAVFESEDLPQIAELADIARCIANTPMDEEQSLSYLVFCVEDLQEVMNRWKFEALTVQTFGTHIEKLHREKYLQLCDSLDTEKVDASIAVMDEEEDVVCSLQTSPVHPTIKDRTSFDDFEIIKPISRGAFGRVFLAKKRTTGDLFAIKVLKKADMIRKNAVESILAERDILITVQNPFVVRFFYSFTSRENLYLVMEYLNGGDLYSLVRNLGCLDEEVARIYIAEVVLALEYLHSLHVVHRDLKPDNLLIAHDGHIKLTDFGLSKVGLINSTDDLSAPAVSGTSLYGEDEQQVSLSEHLNQQERWKKHSAVGTPDYLAPEILLGTGHGASADWWSVGVILFELIVGIPPFNAEHPQIIFDNILNRKIPWPRVPEEMSFEAQDIIDKLLTEDPHERFGHKGASEVKQHIFFKNINWDTLARQKAAFVPSSDNALDTSYFSSRYSWNPSDENIYEASEFEDSSDNRSLDGSSSCVSNHHDEQGGDCGGLAEFESGSSIYLFSNFSFKGCLRCVCMEETMGHQPGCSHRPPPAIGAINRCSWSEAVPESGSTAAVAYMGRNTRRAGNDVLSATSGILLKHSQGKAGAGYIV